Genomic segment of Sandaracinaceae bacterium:
GACCAGTCCTCGGTGCAGATGCTGAAGCGCTGGCCCCCCGTGGCCATGGAGAGCGACCAGTACTCGTCTCCGTTGTCCGCCGCGTCGCCGTTGGGGCCCGTGCACCCGTCCTGACGCGCGATGCAGAAGCCGGGCGGCACGCAGTGATCCGAGCCGGGCGGCGAGGCGATGCTGTGGAAGGTGAAGGAGTGGCCGAGCAGCGCGCCCATCTGCGTCTGGAAGTCCATCCAGCCCATGCGCTCGGACTCGTCATCCGTCACGACGACGAAGTGGGTCGCGGCCGACGGACGCAAGAACTCGCGGTAGCTGTCGAAGCGGTTCACCAGCGCGATGAGTCCGTCGTTCGATTGCACGTTCTCTTCCACGTACAGGAAACGTGAGGCGTCGCTGCCCAGCGGCGGCGGGACGCGCACGAACTCCATCGCCGACACCATCACGACGTGGTAGTCGATGCCGCTCGCGCCGATCGCGCCCGCGAAGTTGTTGATGTTCTCCTGCACGATGTCGGCCTCGCCGCGCATGCTGCCCGACCGATCGACGACCCAGACGATGTCGACCGGCTGCAGGAGGGTCTCGGCCATGGTGGTCTGCGCGGCGCACTCCTCGAACGACGGAGGGCCGGCGTCGGTCGGGCCGCTCGGCATGACTCCCGAGTCCTGCGACGCCGCGGGGCCCGCGTCGTCCACGGGGGCCGGCCGGGCGCCGGAGTCACGCCGAGACGCGGGCGCGTCGGGCGCGCAGGCGAAGATCAAGACGGCGGGGATGAGCACGAGGTGGCGCATGAGAGGCTCCTGGTCGCGGCCGCCTCCCTGCAACGGGCGGACCGTACGCGACCCGGGCAGCCTGGGCCGAGATCCGCGCGCAGGTGAACCTTTCATCCGCCTTTCGCACGCGAGGTGGGGTCTTCGGGGTGGGGCCAGCGGACCCTCTCGCGGAGGCCAGGCCCCAGCGTCAGCTGGCCGGGAAGACGAGGAACACGACGTACTGCCCCCACGCGGCGCCCGGCGCGCGCGTGTACCCGACCGCGACCCCGAGCGCGAGGTCACGGCGCGCCATGATCACCTCCGGGAGGTCGCCGAGATCCAGGTCGACGGTCTCCAGCATCACGCCCTGCAAGCTGCGCCGCTGGGCCTGGCTCTCGCCATTGAGCGCGCGCTGGAAGGCGGCGTTCGCGTGCGACCGCCCGGCGGAGACGGTCCGCACCTCCGCCCACACGCGCTCGAGCCCGCCGACCCGCCGCGGCGGGGGCAAGCCCGCGGCGACGCGCGCGTCGGTGACCCGGTCGAAGAAGCGGCTCGCCGCGGCGTCGAAGTCGCTGTCCTCGAAGAACGCGTAGGTGGAGACGACGAGGCCGAGCGCCTCGGGATCGGCGACCGGGGTCGCGCCCACGGCGACCTGTCGCACGTCGTCCCGCAGCAAGACGTAGCGCGACCCGGGCTGCTCGAGCGCGTCGCTCAGCCACCAGGCGACGTCCCGATTGCCGACCACGGTGTGGCCCACGATGTCCGCCCAGCGGATGGTCCCCCCGCGCACGTCCCAGCCCGCCATCAAGCCGAGGGCGAGCGTGTCCTGCGAGTCCTGCTCGTCCTGGAGGAGCGCGCCGAGGAGGTGCGGGGCCACCACCTGCTGGGTGCGCGTCTGTTCGGCGGCCAGCTCCACCGGAGCGAGCCCCGCCGCCGCGCGCACGGCGTTCAGCCGCTCCACGAAGGTGGCCGCGGCGGAGTCGGGCGCGGTGATCGGCGACGGCTCGCCCACCGGGGTCGGCGCGTACGGCGGGACGGGGGTGTCCGAGGCGCGCCGGAGCAGCGCCGTCCCGACGTGTCGGGTCAGCACGCGCCCGACGCTGAAGGTCGCGAGGTGGGCGATCGCGGTGTCGTCGCCCTCCGCGAGCGGGCACCGCAGCTCGAAGGCGGGCAGCGCGAGGGTGGGGTTGACCCGGCACCGCGCCACGCCGTGCTCGCCTTGGTTCACGAGCGCCAGCAGACCGTCGGCGCGCGCGACGAGCTGACCGCGCACGATCACGTCTCCGGCCGCGTCCGGCGGCGCGGGCGGCTCGAGCCGCACCGACGGCTCCGCCACGACGACCATCAGCGAGACGTTGGCGCCCTCGCGCGCGAACCCCAGCCCGACCTGGGCGCCGTCGATCAGCACGGGCGCGAGCGCGTCTCGCAGCGAGTCGCCGGCTTCCCGGACGAGCATCTCGGGCGTGGCCCGCGGATCCAGCTCGCCCCGCGATCCCGCGCGCCCCACCGAGATGGCGTTGGTCCCGCACGCCGCGAGCAGGTAGCGAGAGAGGCGCTCGGTCGGCAACGCTTCGTGCATGGCGTAGAAGCGCGCCATCTCCTGCGCGACGCAGCGCAGGCTCGCCGAGCGCGTGACCGACACACCTCGCTGCGAGGCCGCGGCGTCCAGCAGCGGCTCGAACGGCCCCTCCGGCTCGTAGGCGGGATCACCCGGCGCCGGCTCGGCCTGCATCTCCCAGCGATCGACGTGCAGCTCTCCTCGAGGCAGGAGAGGGCCCAGCGCGGGGGGAGGGCCGGCCTCGACGACCTGGGTCACGCGCGCCTGCTCCGGGAACTGCGCGACCGGACGAGAGGGGGAGCCAGCGTGGGTCTCGGCGCGCTGCGCCGCCCCGCAGGCGGTCGAGGCGAGGGCCATCAGGAGGGCGAGTCGTCGTGTCGGGGACATGGCGGGCGAGACCATAGACCGGCCGCTTCGGTCGGGCGAGGTGCTAGAGGCCGCACCAGGCGCGGCTCTTCTCGTCCAGCTGGTCGGCCAGCGCGGCGTCCTTCGCCGGGGCGCTCGGCTCCTTCGGCGCGCAGTCGTCGTAGTAGAGCCCGCTCTGCCTGGCGGCGGTCTCGGACGCGGCGCAGTGGAGCGAGGTCTCGGCTCCCTCGTCGTTCGTCTTCATGAACAGCTTCATCAGCGGCCGCACGGGCCACGGCACGTTGCGCCAGACATCGGACGCGATCACGCCGGGGTGCAGAGAGTACGTCGTCACCCCGGTGCCCTCGAGCGCTCGCGCGAGCGACTTCGCGTGGAGCACGTTGCAGAGCTTGGAGACGGAGTACTCGGGCAGCCCGGTGGTCGTCTTCGTCTTCTCTCGAAGCGCGGCCCAGTCGATGTCTTTTGCGCGGTAGTGCGCCTGGCTGGCGACGTTCACGATCCGCGCAGGAGGGGTCTCTTTCAGCCGCTCCAGGAGCAGCTCGGTCAGGAGGAAGTGCCCCAGGTGGTTCACGCCGAAGGTCAGCTCGAAGCCGTCGTCCGTCACGCCCGGCTTGCCGGCCAGGCCCGCGTTGTTGATCAGGACGTGCAAAGGCGCGCCCGTGTCCAGGAACGCCTTGGCGCAGTCGCGGACGGAGTCGAGGCTCGCGAGGTCGAGCGGGAGGAAATGTGCCGACGCGCCGCACGCGCTCACTTCGTCCATCACGGGCTTCGCGCGCGCCTCCGATCGGCAGGCGAGGTAGAGCGTCGCCCCCCGCTCGGCCAGCGAGAGCGCGGTCGACCGACCGATGCCGGTGTTCGCGCCCGTGATCAGGAACACGCGCCCTTCGAGATCTCGCTTCAAAGCCCCTCCAGCGTCGGAGAGCCCTCTACGGCCGCGTCTCCGCCGTGGCAAGAGGAATGAGCTCTCCGAGCGCGTGCTCGAGCGAGCGGAGGGTGTAGGGCTTGGCGAGGAAGGCGACGTTCGCACCCAGCTCGTCCATCGACTCGGGCGGCAGGTACCCGCTGCTCAGGAGGACCGGCAGGGTGGGGCGCACCTCGAGCATGCGCTGGAGGATCTGGATTCCGCTGAGCTCCGGCATGGTCAGGTCGAGCAGGACCG
This window contains:
- a CDS encoding SDR family oxidoreductase — protein: MKRDLEGRVFLITGANTGIGRSTALSLAERGATLYLACRSEARAKPVMDEVSACGASAHFLPLDLASLDSVRDCAKAFLDTGAPLHVLINNAGLAGKPGVTDDGFELTFGVNHLGHFLLTELLLERLKETPPARIVNVASQAHYRAKDIDWAALREKTKTTTGLPEYSVSKLCNVLHAKSLARALEGTGVTTYSLHPGVIASDVWRNVPWPVRPLMKLFMKTNDEGAETSLHCAASETAARQSGLYYDDCAPKEPSAPAKDAALADQLDEKSRAWCGL